From one Rhodovulum sp. ES.010 genomic stretch:
- a CDS encoding type I secretion system permease/ATPase: MSRPEDGDAFSLARARSRGLFLAVLVFSVFTNLLMLTGPLFMLQVYDRVLGSRSEETLVALFILVAALYFFYWLLDFARGRVMARIGARLQAVFGRRVFAAVIERAAIRGGQGPGATALYDLDAVRNIFGSPVLMALFDLPWTPIFLAAIFIFHPLLGWLAIAGGGLLIAVTLINRLVTRKALEKSQGISHQAQRIARQSEEGGALIWSQGMAPVMAERWARLLDEAGTKGLGANDLTGTFSSFSRAFRFFLQSAMLALGAWLVLEQQLTPGAMIAASILLGRALAPVDQVLGQWPAIQRARSGWTSLADFLKGIPARRAPTELPPPEARLSLSNVALRSSASTPPILYGISFELEPGEALGVIGKSGAGKTSLARVIQGLVTPTAGEVRLAGATLDQYGPERLGRHIGCLPQDVRFFDGTVAENIAHMALEPDAGRVVEAAKLARVHEIVLRLPNGYDTPVVEGSVLLSGGQRQRLALARALYHDPVLLVLDEPNSALDAEGSEALNAVVSDMKKAGKSVLIMTHRPSAIAVCDRLLVIDGGMQKALGPRDEIVRSLMKNAGNVQRAMDGARGAGAAAPAAARQEVGE, from the coding sequence ATGAGCCGGCCCGAGGACGGCGATGCGTTCAGTCTGGCCCGCGCCCGAAGCCGCGGCCTTTTCCTTGCGGTGCTGGTGTTCAGCGTGTTCACCAACCTGCTGATGCTGACCGGCCCGCTTTTCATGCTGCAAGTCTACGATCGGGTTCTGGGATCGCGGTCCGAGGAGACGCTGGTCGCGCTCTTCATCCTGGTCGCGGCGCTCTACTTCTTTTACTGGCTGCTCGATTTCGCGCGCGGCCGGGTGATGGCGCGGATCGGTGCGCGGCTTCAGGCGGTATTCGGGCGGCGCGTGTTCGCGGCGGTGATCGAGCGGGCGGCGATCCGCGGCGGGCAGGGGCCAGGCGCGACAGCCCTTTACGACCTCGACGCGGTGCGTAACATCTTTGGCTCGCCCGTGCTTATGGCGCTGTTCGACCTGCCTTGGACGCCGATCTTCTTGGCCGCGATCTTCATCTTTCATCCGTTGCTCGGCTGGCTCGCCATTGCCGGCGGGGGGTTACTGATCGCCGTGACGCTGATCAACCGCCTGGTCACCCGCAAGGCGCTTGAGAAGTCGCAGGGCATATCCCACCAGGCACAGCGGATCGCCCGCCAGTCGGAAGAGGGCGGCGCGCTGATCTGGTCGCAGGGAATGGCGCCGGTGATGGCGGAACGCTGGGCGCGGCTGCTGGACGAGGCCGGTACCAAGGGGCTGGGTGCCAACGACCTCACCGGCACGTTCTCGTCCTTTTCGCGCGCCTTCCGCTTCTTCCTGCAGTCGGCAATGCTGGCGCTTGGCGCGTGGCTCGTGCTGGAGCAGCAGTTGACGCCGGGTGCGATGATCGCGGCCTCGATCCTCCTGGGGCGCGCGCTGGCGCCAGTCGATCAGGTGCTCGGCCAGTGGCCGGCGATCCAGCGGGCGCGCAGCGGCTGGACCAGCCTCGCGGACTTCCTTAAGGGCATTCCCGCGCGCCGCGCCCCGACCGAGCTGCCCCCGCCGGAGGCGCGCCTGTCGCTGAGCAATGTGGCGCTGAGAAGCTCCGCCAGCACGCCGCCGATCCTCTACGGCATCAGTTTCGAACTCGAGCCGGGCGAGGCGCTTGGCGTGATCGGCAAGAGCGGGGCGGGCAAGACCAGTCTTGCGCGCGTTATACAGGGGCTGGTAACGCCCACCGCGGGCGAGGTCCGGCTCGCGGGCGCCACGCTCGACCAGTACGGGCCCGAGCGGCTGGGCCGTCACATCGGCTGCCTGCCGCAGGACGTGCGCTTTTTCGATGGCACGGTCGCCGAGAACATCGCCCACATGGCGCTGGAGCCCGATGCCGGGCGCGTTGTCGAAGCCGCCAAGCTGGCCCGAGTGCACGAGATCGTGCTGCGCCTTCCCAATGGGTACGATACGCCCGTTGTGGAGGGCAGTGTGCTGTTGTCGGGCGGCCAACGCCAGCGCCTGGCCCTTGCGCGTGCGCTCTATCACGACCCCGTGCTTCTGGTGCTGGACGAGCCGAACTCGGCCCTCGACGCCGAAGGCTCCGAGGCCCTCAATGCCGTGGTCAGCGACATGAAGAAGGCCGGGAAATCGGTGCTCATCATGACACATCGGCCCTCGGCCATCGCGGTCTGCGACCGGCTGCTCGTGATCGATGGCGGCATGCAGAAGGCCCTTGGCCCGCGCGACGAGATCGTGCGCTCGCTGATGAAGAACGCCGGCAACGTGCAGCGCGCGATGGACGGCGCTCGGGGGGCTGGGGCCGCGGCTCCGGCCGCAGCGCGACAGGAGGTTGGCGAATGA
- a CDS encoding LysR family transcriptional regulator — protein sequence MIDKLEMFIALAREQHFGRAAEACGVTQPTLSAAIKQLEEQLGVMLVWRGSRYGGLTPEGARVLERARTIVADTRALREEMRAVKKGLSGDLRIAAIPTALAAVSALTDPLTARHPNIRITVLSRTSMEILKMLDDLQIDAGITYLDNEPLGRVTTLPLYAEHYNLVVSGSSPLAERASMTWAEAAESPLCLLTPDMQNRRIVDRHMAEGGASAQPRLESNSVITLIAHVQSGGWATILPRRSAAPFLDGGTLVAIPLTDPEAEHEVGLVAPHREPHTPVLAALIDAARRAASR from the coding sequence ATGATCGACAAGCTGGAGATGTTCATCGCGCTGGCGCGCGAGCAGCATTTCGGCCGCGCGGCCGAGGCCTGCGGGGTGACCCAGCCGACCCTTTCGGCCGCGATCAAGCAGCTCGAAGAGCAGCTCGGCGTGATGCTGGTCTGGCGCGGCTCGCGCTATGGCGGGCTAACGCCCGAGGGCGCGCGGGTTCTGGAACGTGCGCGCACCATCGTCGCCGATACCCGCGCGCTGCGCGAGGAGATGCGGGCGGTCAAGAAGGGGCTTTCGGGCGATCTCAGGATCGCGGCGATTCCCACCGCGCTCGCCGCGGTCAGCGCGCTGACCGACCCGCTCACCGCGCGCCATCCCAACATCCGCATCACGGTGCTGTCGCGCACGTCCATGGAGATTCTCAAGATGCTGGACGATCTGCAGATCGATGCCGGGATCACCTATCTCGACAACGAGCCGCTCGGCCGGGTCACCACGCTGCCGCTGTATGCCGAGCACTACAATCTGGTGGTCTCCGGCAGCAGCCCTCTGGCCGAGCGTGCCTCGATGACCTGGGCCGAGGCGGCGGAGTCGCCGCTCTGCCTGCTGACGCCAGACATGCAGAACCGCCGCATCGTCGACCGCCACATGGCCGAGGGTGGCGCGTCGGCGCAGCCGCGGCTCGAATCGAACTCGGTGATCACGCTGATCGCCCATGTGCAGTCGGGCGGCTGGGCGACGATCCTGCCCCGGCGCAGCGCGGCGCCCTTCCTCGATGGCGGCACGCTGGTCGCGATCCCGCTGACCGACCCCGAGGCCGAACACGAGGTGGGCCTCGTCGCGCCCCATCGCGAGCCCCACACGCCGGTGCTGGCTGCGCTAATCGACGCGGCGCGGCGAGCCGCCAGTCGATAG
- a CDS encoding formate dehydrogenase subunit gamma, whose protein sequence is MQSRERAMTEAGRSTLELRVREIAAAHTRIDGPLLPVLHEVQHALGYIPREAFAPIAEELDLSLAEIHGVVSFYPDFRTEPAGRRTVRVCRAEACQAVGAARLGADLRARLGVDWHETTADGAVTLEPVYCLGLCACGPAALVDDTPVARATAEDLERRAREVVG, encoded by the coding sequence ATGCAAAGCAGGGAGCGCGCGATGACCGAGGCCGGCAGGTCGACACTCGAATTGCGGGTGCGAGAGATCGCGGCCGCGCATACTCGGATCGACGGACCGCTCCTGCCCGTCCTGCACGAGGTGCAGCACGCGCTGGGATACATCCCGCGCGAGGCGTTCGCCCCGATCGCCGAGGAACTCGACCTCAGCCTGGCCGAGATCCACGGCGTGGTCTCCTTCTACCCCGATTTCCGCACCGAACCGGCCGGGCGCCGCACGGTCAGGGTCTGCCGCGCCGAGGCCTGCCAGGCGGTGGGCGCAGCGCGACTGGGCGCCGATCTGCGCGCGCGGCTCGGCGTCGACTGGCACGAAACCACCGCCGACGGCGCGGTGACGCTGGAGCCCGTCTATTGCCTCGGTCTCTGCGCCTGCGGCCCCGCGGCGCTGGTGGACGACACGCCGGTGGCGCGCGCGACAGCCGAGGACCTGGAACGCCGCGCCCGCGAGGTGGTGGGATGA
- a CDS encoding NADH-ubiquinone oxidoreductase-F iron-sulfur binding region domain-containing protein, with protein sequence MTLYLPKDAAALALGADDVAAALKDEAAARGIDLTLVRSGSRGMVWLEPLLEIERDRVRYGFGPLEVSDVTSIFDSDFSDHAKALGPVEEIPFFARQTRLTFARCGVIDPLDLDAYRANGGLKGLDRAREMAPDQIVAEVTASGLRGRGGAGFPTGIKWKTVLEAEGTQKYIVCNADEGDSGTFADRMLMEGDPFCLIEGMAIAGRAVGASRGYVYLRSEYPHAIKTFGAALDVARRADLLGAVFDIELRIGAGSYVCGEETALLNSMEGKRGVVRAKPPLPAHKGFMARPTVVNNVISLASVPVILAEGAENYKSYGLGRSLGTVPLQVAGNVRRGGLFEAAFGMTIRELVEEVCGGTASGRPVKAVQIGGPLGAYFPAHLFDTPLGYEECDAAGGLIGHAGIVVFDDTADMGKMARFAMEFCAVESCGTCTPCRIGAVRGMETIDRILAGDPEAPAILADLCETMRDGSLCALGGFTPYPVESALKYFPEDFTRHKEAAE encoded by the coding sequence CTGACTCTCTATCTGCCGAAGGATGCCGCCGCCCTGGCGCTCGGCGCGGACGACGTGGCCGCGGCGCTGAAGGACGAGGCCGCGGCGCGCGGGATCGATCTGACGCTGGTGCGCTCGGGCTCGCGCGGGATGGTCTGGCTGGAACCGCTGCTGGAGATCGAACGCGACCGTGTCCGCTACGGCTTCGGGCCGCTGGAAGTTTCCGACGTAACCTCTATTTTCGACAGCGATTTCTCCGATCACGCCAAGGCGCTTGGCCCGGTCGAGGAGATCCCGTTCTTCGCTCGCCAGACGCGGCTGACCTTCGCCCGCTGCGGCGTGATCGACCCGCTGGATCTCGACGCCTACCGCGCCAATGGCGGGCTGAAGGGGCTCGACCGCGCGCGCGAAATGGCGCCAGACCAGATCGTGGCCGAGGTGACCGCCTCGGGCCTGCGCGGCCGGGGCGGCGCTGGCTTCCCGACCGGCATCAAATGGAAGACCGTGCTCGAGGCCGAGGGCACGCAGAAATACATCGTCTGCAATGCCGATGAGGGCGACAGCGGCACCTTCGCCGACCGGATGCTGATGGAGGGCGATCCGTTCTGCCTGATCGAGGGCATGGCGATTGCCGGGCGCGCAGTGGGCGCGAGTCGCGGCTATGTCTACCTTCGCTCGGAATATCCCCACGCGATCAAGACCTTCGGCGCCGCTCTGGATGTAGCACGCCGGGCCGACCTGCTGGGTGCCGTATTCGATATCGAGCTGCGCATCGGCGCGGGGTCCTATGTGTGCGGCGAAGAAACCGCGCTGCTGAACTCGATGGAGGGCAAGCGCGGCGTGGTGCGCGCCAAGCCGCCGCTGCCGGCGCACAAGGGCTTCATGGCGCGGCCGACGGTCGTCAACAACGTGATCAGCCTCGCCTCGGTGCCGGTGATACTGGCCGAGGGGGCGGAGAACTACAAATCCTACGGCCTCGGCCGCTCGCTCGGCACCGTGCCGTTGCAGGTGGCGGGCAACGTGCGCCGCGGCGGGCTGTTCGAGGCCGCCTTCGGCATGACGATTCGCGAGCTGGTCGAGGAGGTCTGCGGCGGCACCGCTTCCGGTCGCCCGGTCAAGGCAGTGCAGATCGGCGGCCCGCTCGGCGCCTATTTCCCGGCGCATCTGTTCGACACGCCGCTCGGCTACGAGGAATGCGACGCCGCCGGCGGGCTGATCGGCCATGCCGGGATCGTGGTCTTCGACGATACCGCCGACATGGGAAAGATGGCGCGCTTCGCGATGGAGTTCTGCGCCGTCGAAAGCTGCGGCACCTGCACGCCCTGCCGGATCGGCGCGGTCCGCGGCATGGAGACCATCGACCGCATCCTCGCCGGCGACCCCGAGGCGCCCGCGATCCTTGCGGACCTGTGCGAGACGATGCGCGACGGCTCGCTCTGCGCGCTGGGGGGCTTTACCCCCTACCCCGTCGAGAGCGCGCTGAAATACTTCCCCGAGGACTTCACGCGCCACAAGGAGGCCGCGGAATGA
- the fdhF gene encoding formate dehydrogenase subunit alpha: MKDFILPDPDFGTPAHASDTIVTLTIDGFEVTVPEGTSVMRAAAELGIEIPKLCATDSVEPIGSCRLCLVEIEGRRGTPASCTTPVADGMQVHTQTPKVAKLRRGVMELYISDHPLDCLTCAANGDCQLQDMAGAVGLRDVRYESGANHFETRQNGEANPRYEAKDTSNPYFDYDPSKCIACYRCVRACEEVQGTFALTAEGRGFEARISTGHDDFLGSDCVSCGACVQACPTATLQEKSVVEMGTPDRAVVTTCAYCGVGCSFRAEMKGDQLVRMVPSKDGKANRGHSCVKGRFAYGYATHPDRILNPMIRDSIDEPWREVTWDEAFEFTAKKFRGIQEKHGVAAIGGITSSRCTNEETFLVQKLIRQVFGNNNVDTCARVCHSPTGYGLKTTFGTSAGTQDFDSVEHADVVLIIGANPTDGHPVFASRLKKRLRQGAKLIVADPRRIDLVRGPHVRAAHHLPLRPGTNVALLTAMAHVIVTEGLVDEAYVQERCEVEAFRDWAAFVSEERHSPEATEPLTGVPADDLRAAARLYATGGNAAIYYGLGVTEHSQGSTTVMAIANLAMATGNVGRPGVGVNPLRGQNNVQGACDMGSFPHELPGYRHVHDDTTRKTFEKLWNVAISDEPGLRIPNMLDAAVHGTFKGIYIQGEDILQSDPDTKHVAAGLAAMDCVVVHDLFLNETANYAHVFLPGSTFLEKDGTFTNAERRINRVRRVMTPLNGLADWEVTHRLANAMGAGWTYAHPSEIMAEIAATTPSFAGVSYDLLEREGSVQWPCNESAPKGTPVMHMEGFVRGRGLFLITDYVPTDERTGPRFPLLLTTGRILSQYNVGAQTRRTGNAVWHEEDVLEIHPHDAETRGIAEGDWVRLASRSGETTLKATLSDRVSPGVVYTTFHHPETQANVVTSDFSDWATNCPEYKVTAVQVALTNGPSDWQRTYAERARAARRILPAAE; encoded by the coding sequence ATGAAAGACTTCATCCTCCCCGACCCCGATTTCGGCACGCCTGCCCATGCGTCCGACACCATCGTGACGCTGACCATCGACGGGTTCGAGGTGACGGTGCCCGAGGGCACGTCGGTTATGCGCGCCGCCGCCGAGCTCGGCATCGAGATCCCCAAGCTCTGCGCCACCGACAGCGTGGAGCCCATCGGCTCCTGCCGGCTGTGCCTCGTGGAAATCGAGGGCCGCCGGGGGACGCCCGCTTCCTGCACCACGCCGGTGGCGGACGGCATGCAGGTCCACACCCAGACGCCCAAGGTCGCCAAGCTGCGCCGGGGCGTGATGGAGCTTTACATATCGGATCACCCGCTCGACTGCCTGACCTGTGCCGCCAACGGCGATTGCCAGTTGCAGGACATGGCCGGCGCCGTGGGCCTGCGCGACGTGCGCTACGAATCCGGCGCCAACCATTTCGAGACCCGCCAGAACGGTGAGGCGAACCCGCGTTACGAGGCCAAGGACACATCCAACCCCTATTTCGACTACGACCCGTCGAAATGCATCGCCTGCTATCGCTGCGTGCGGGCCTGCGAAGAGGTGCAGGGGACCTTTGCGCTGACCGCTGAGGGCCGCGGCTTCGAGGCGCGGATCTCCACCGGCCATGACGACTTCCTGGGCTCCGACTGCGTGAGCTGCGGCGCCTGCGTGCAGGCCTGCCCGACCGCCACGCTGCAGGAGAAATCCGTGGTCGAGATGGGCACGCCCGACCGCGCCGTGGTCACCACCTGTGCCTATTGCGGCGTGGGCTGCTCCTTCCGCGCCGAGATGAAGGGCGACCAGCTCGTGCGCATGGTCCCCTCCAAGGACGGCAAGGCGAACCGAGGGCATAGCTGCGTCAAGGGCCGCTTCGCCTATGGCTATGCGACCCATCCCGACCGCATCCTGAACCCTATGATCCGCGACTCGATCGATGAGCCGTGGCGCGAGGTGACGTGGGACGAGGCGTTCGAATTCACCGCGAAGAAGTTCCGCGGCATCCAGGAAAAGCACGGGGTCGCCGCCATCGGCGGCATCACCTCGTCGCGCTGCACCAACGAGGAAACCTTCCTGGTGCAGAAGCTGATCCGCCAGGTCTTCGGCAACAACAACGTCGATACCTGTGCGCGGGTCTGCCATTCGCCCACCGGCTACGGCCTGAAAACCACCTTCGGCACCTCGGCTGGCACCCAGGATTTCGATAGTGTCGAACATGCCGATGTGGTGCTGATCATCGGCGCCAACCCCACCGACGGGCACCCGGTGTTCGCTAGCCGCCTGAAGAAGCGGCTCCGGCAGGGTGCCAAGCTGATCGTCGCCGACCCGCGCCGGATCGACCTGGTGCGCGGCCCCCATGTGCGCGCCGCCCATCACCTGCCGCTGCGCCCCGGCACGAATGTCGCGCTCCTCACCGCCATGGCGCATGTGATCGTCACCGAGGGGCTGGTGGACGAAGCCTATGTGCAAGAGCGTTGCGAGGTCGAGGCCTTCCGCGACTGGGCTGCATTCGTGTCGGAGGAGCGCCACAGTCCTGAGGCCACCGAGCCGCTCACCGGCGTGCCTGCAGACGACTTGCGCGCCGCCGCCCGGCTCTATGCCACCGGCGGTAACGCGGCGATCTACTACGGACTCGGCGTGACCGAGCATTCCCAGGGCTCGACCACCGTCATGGCGATCGCCAACCTCGCCATGGCGACCGGCAACGTCGGCCGTCCTGGCGTGGGCGTGAACCCGCTGCGCGGCCAGAACAACGTGCAGGGCGCCTGCGACATGGGCAGCTTCCCGCACGAGTTGCCGGGCTATCGCCACGTCCATGACGACACCACGCGCAAGACCTTCGAAAAGCTCTGGAACGTCGCGATCTCGGACGAGCCGGGGCTGCGCATCCCGAACATGCTGGATGCTGCCGTCCACGGCACATTCAAGGGCATCTACATCCAGGGCGAGGACATCCTGCAATCGGACCCCGACACGAAACACGTGGCGGCCGGCCTCGCGGCGATGGACTGCGTCGTGGTCCATGACCTGTTCCTGAACGAAACCGCGAACTACGCGCACGTCTTCCTGCCGGGTTCGACCTTCCTGGAAAAGGACGGGACGTTCACCAATGCCGAACGCCGGATAAACCGCGTCCGCCGCGTGATGACGCCGCTGAATGGGCTGGCCGACTGGGAGGTAACGCATCGCCTGGCGAACGCCATGGGCGCCGGCTGGACCTATGCCCACCCCTCCGAAATCATGGCCGAGATCGCCGCAACAACGCCCAGCTTTGCCGGCGTCAGCTACGATCTGTTGGAGCGCGAGGGGTCCGTCCAGTGGCCCTGCAACGAGAGCGCACCGAAGGGCACCCCGGTCATGCACATGGAGGGCTTTGTCCGAGGCCGGGGCCTGTTCTTGATTACCGACTACGTGCCCACCGACGAACGCACCGGCCCGCGCTTCCCGCTCTTGCTGACCACGGGGCGCATTCTGTCGCAATACAACGTCGGCGCCCAAACGCGGCGGACCGGCAACGCGGTCTGGCACGAAGAGGATGTGCTGGAAATCCATCCCCACGATGCGGAAACCCGCGGCATCGCCGAGGGCGACTGGGTGCGGCTGGCCTCGCGGTCAGGCGAAACGACACTGAAGGCGACGCTGAGCGACCGGGTCAGCCCGGGCGTGGTCTACACCACCTTCCACCATCCCGAGACCCAGGCCAATGTCGTGACCTCTGACTTTTCCGACTGGGCGACGAACTGCCCCGAATACAAGGTCACGGCGGTACAGGTGGCGCTGACCAACGGCCCGTCGGACTGGCAACGCACCTATGCCGAACGCGCCCGCGCCGCGCGCCGTATCCTGCCGGCGGCGGAATGA
- the fdhD gene encoding formate dehydrogenase accessory sulfurtransferase FdhD: protein MNPGIARSSALAVGHDGPRRVPRQLPEEVPAALSYDGTTHAVMLASPTDLEDFALGFSLSEEIVESPGQIARIERIDHADGIEMRMWLDAGLGARLVERRRAFAGPVGCGLCGIDSLKAATRPLPRLPEGGLRLAARDVGQAMAALSEAQRLHNATRAVHAAGFWTEAEGLVIAREDVGRHNALDKLIGALARRGRDASGGLIAITSRVSIELVEKAVLARAPVLVAVSAPTDRAVAAADAAGLTLIARARGASFDIHTHPDRIAFKEVPHGA from the coding sequence ATGAACCCCGGCATCGCCCGATCCTCTGCGCTGGCCGTCGGGCATGACGGGCCCCGGCGCGTGCCGCGGCAACTGCCCGAAGAGGTTCCGGCGGCGCTGTCCTACGATGGCACGACCCATGCGGTGATGCTGGCCAGCCCCACCGACCTCGAGGATTTCGCGCTAGGCTTCTCGCTGAGCGAGGAGATCGTCGAGTCCCCCGGGCAGATCGCCCGGATCGAGCGGATCGACCACGCCGATGGCATCGAGATGCGCATGTGGCTGGACGCAGGCCTCGGCGCGCGGCTGGTCGAACGGCGCCGCGCCTTTGCCGGGCCAGTGGGTTGCGGGCTATGCGGCATCGACAGCCTGAAGGCGGCGACCCGTCCCCTGCCCCGTCTGCCCGAGGGCGGGCTGCGCCTTGCCGCCCGCGACGTGGGCCAAGCGATGGCAGCACTCTCAGAGGCGCAACGCCTGCACAACGCCACCCGCGCCGTCCATGCCGCGGGGTTCTGGACCGAGGCCGAAGGGCTGGTAATCGCGCGCGAAGACGTGGGCCGGCACAACGCCCTCGACAAGCTGATCGGCGCGCTGGCCCGCCGGGGGCGCGACGCTTCGGGCGGGCTCATCGCGATAACCTCGCGCGTGTCCATTGAGCTTGTCGAGAAGGCCGTTCTGGCCCGCGCGCCTGTGCTCGTCGCCGTCTCCGCCCCCACCGACCGCGCCGTCGCCGCGGCCGACGCGGCCGGTCTTACGCTCATCGCGCGCGCACGCGGCGCAAGCTTCGACATTCACACCCATCCCGACCGGATCGCTTTCAAGGAGGTTCCCCATGGCGCCTGA
- a CDS encoding formate dehydrogenase subunit delta has product MAPEKLVYMANQIARAFAHLPNDQAAKSVAAHIDAFWDPRMRAMLLERVEARDPEIDPRVRRAAEQVRPPQTA; this is encoded by the coding sequence ATGGCGCCTGAGAAACTCGTCTACATGGCCAACCAGATCGCGCGGGCCTTCGCCCACCTGCCCAACGATCAGGCCGCCAAGTCCGTCGCCGCCCATATCGACGCGTTCTGGGACCCCAGGATGCGCGCGATGCTGCTGGAGCGGGTGGAAGCCCGCGACCCCGAGATCGACCCCCGCGTGCGCCGCGCCGCCGAGCAGGTGCGCCCGCCCCAGACCGCCTAA
- a CDS encoding energy transducer TonB: MRRLAEISLFLPLAAGLHVAAFGLASGPQGGAAGGAGDGGEATVTLAAAPPLLSRLAEDWQAAPQAQVDAPRVDPPKATVSRGPSPEADRLARAPAVPPLGKPKADMPTHKLAPPGPVRPALAEVRRLFEPPAPGRVDVPAELTRPRPRPGPRAPERAARDRPPEVTAAAPRPSVPPPSAAQTARGAERKGAAGQAELTRAAPAVSPARTRALRAEWGAQILARLARVHRYPRGTRATGRAMVDLVVGRDGRLVSVRLRQSAGDPVLDRAALATVRGAGRFPSAPGGLQKARYSFTLPLTFAGRR, translated from the coding sequence ATGAGGCGGCTTGCCGAGATATCGCTGTTCCTGCCGCTGGCGGCGGGGCTGCACGTTGCGGCCTTCGGCCTTGCGTCGGGGCCGCAAGGCGGCGCGGCCGGGGGCGCGGGCGATGGCGGTGAGGCGACCGTTACGCTGGCCGCGGCGCCGCCGTTGCTGTCGCGTCTCGCCGAGGACTGGCAAGCCGCGCCGCAGGCTCAAGTGGACGCGCCGCGTGTCGACCCGCCGAAAGCTACCGTGTCCCGCGGGCCGTCGCCTGAGGCCGATAGACTTGCCCGGGCGCCGGCGGTGCCGCCGCTCGGTAAGCCGAAGGCCGATATGCCGACCCATAAGCTGGCGCCGCCGGGCCCGGTGCGCCCCGCGTTGGCCGAGGTACGGCGACTTTTCGAGCCGCCCGCACCCGGTCGCGTCGATGTCCCGGCCGAGTTGACCCGCCCGCGGCCGAGGCCCGGCCCCCGAGCCCCCGAGCGCGCGGCCCGCGACCGGCCGCCCGAGGTGACCGCGGCCGCCCCGCGCCCGTCGGTGCCGCCGCCCTCAGCGGCCCAGACGGCCCGCGGGGCCGAGCGCAAGGGCGCGGCCGGGCAGGCGGAGCTAACGCGTGCCGCCCCGGCGGTGTCGCCGGCACGCACACGGGCGCTGCGCGCGGAATGGGGCGCGCAGATCCTCGCGCGGCTCGCGCGCGTTCATCGCTATCCGCGGGGCACGCGCGCGACAGGGCGGGCGATGGTTGACCTCGTGGTGGGCCGCGACGGACGGTTGGTCTCGGTGCGGCTGAGGCAAAGCGCTGGCGACCCCGTGCTCGACCGCGCTGCGTTGGCTACAGTCCGCGGGGCAGGCCGTTTTCCGTCCGCGCCCGGGGGACTTCAGAAGGCGCGTTACAGTTTCACGCTGCCGCTGACCTTCGCGGGGCGGCGTTAG
- a CDS encoding biopolymer transporter ExbD has translation MFDFGTQTRRTRGESVVPMINVVFLLLIFFVISARLAPPEPFKTEPPKAQGGTPVAGDVLYLGADGRLAYGAARGEAVFAALAGRDAAAPLVIRADAGAEATDLARLAQRLATAGQTRLRLQTLAR, from the coding sequence ATGTTCGATTTCGGCACCCAGACGCGGCGGACACGGGGCGAGAGTGTCGTCCCGATGATAAATGTCGTCTTCCTGCTGCTGATCTTCTTCGTGATAAGCGCACGGCTCGCCCCGCCCGAACCCTTCAAGACGGAGCCGCCCAAGGCGCAAGGCGGCACGCCGGTGGCGGGCGATGTACTGTATCTCGGCGCCGATGGCCGGCTTGCCTATGGTGCGGCACGGGGCGAGGCGGTGTTCGCGGCGCTGGCCGGGCGCGATGCCGCCGCGCCGCTGGTGATCCGCGCCGATGCTGGGGCCGAGGCGACTGACCTGGCCCGCCTTGCGCAGCGCCTTGCAACGGCGGGGCAGACCCGGTTGCGCTTGCAGACGTTGGCGCGATGA
- a CDS encoding biopolymer transporter ExbD translates to MFAFDAPRPARRPSLTPMIDVVFLLLVFFMIAARFGPQAGIEIAPAQGGAADWQGPPRLVEVGPDGLRLNGVPTAPAALIDDLGGLTDSLADPILVRPRAGADLQALVDAMERLGAAGFSGLVLVE, encoded by the coding sequence ATGTTCGCCTTCGATGCTCCGCGCCCCGCGCGCCGACCGAGCCTCACCCCGATGATCGACGTGGTCTTCCTGTTGCTGGTGTTCTTCATGATCGCCGCCCGCTTCGGGCCGCAAGCGGGCATCGAGATCGCGCCTGCGCAGGGAGGCGCGGCCGACTGGCAGGGGCCGCCGCGGCTTGTCGAGGTCGGGCCGGACGGACTGCGGCTGAACGGCGTGCCGACGGCACCGGCTGCGCTGATCGACGACCTCGGCGGGCTGACCGATAGCCTCGCCGACCCGATCCTGGTTCGCCCTCGCGCGGGTGCCGACCTGCAGGCGCTGGTCGACGCGATGGAGAGGCTTGGCGCGGCCGGGTTCTCGGGGCTCGTGCTGGTGGAGTAG